One region of Vitis vinifera cultivar Pinot Noir 40024 chromosome 1, ASM3070453v1 genomic DNA includes:
- the LOC100852957 gene encoding probable E3 ubiquitin-protein ligase XERICO, which yields MGLSNFHSPAEGVLPVLVMNTVMSVALLKNMVRSVLQVMGANGSSPNLEEDPSNEEYSPMSENAKERRVSVTQFKSLSHSRSSVGRSENACSAGRSENACSAGSSGTGTGWCSSMDCCVCLCRFEAEEEVSELSCKHFFHKGCWEKWFDNKHSSCPLCRSIL from the coding sequence ATGGGGCTCTCCAATTTCCACAGCCCAGCTGAAGGTGTGCTTCCTGTGCTAGTAATGAACACGGTTATGTCAGTGGCTCTGTTGAAGAATATGGTGAGATCTGTGCTTCAAGTGATGGGTGCTAATGGGAGCTCTCCCAATTTAGAGGAAGACCCATCAAATGAAGAGTACTCACCAATGTCAGAGAATGCCAAGGAGAGAAGAGTATCAGTAACCCAGTTCAAGTCTTTGAGTCACAGCAGGTCTAGTGTCGGCAGGAGTGAGAATGCCTGCAGTGCAGGCAGGAGTGAGAATGCCTGCAGTGCAGGCAGTAGTGGCACTGGCACTGGATGGTGTTCTTCAATGGATTGTTGTGTGTGTCTGTGTAGGTTTGAAGCCGAGGAGGAGGTTAGTGAGTTGTCTTGCAAGCATTTCTTCCACAAGGGTTGCTGGGAAAAGTGGTTTGATAACAAGCATAGTAGCTGCCCTCTATGTAGGTCTATCCTCTAA